From Pedobacter indicus, a single genomic window includes:
- the ccsA gene encoding cytochrome c biogenesis protein has translation MKAYWWKILGAAIVAYTIVSGMLGKVPALPILHESIRVVYYHVPMWFAMLLMYLISVIYSIRYLSSSKPTDDFIAVESVNVGLVFCVFGLVSGMLWANITWGDPWPNDPKLNSSAIASLMYLAYVVLRNALDEEQKRAKISAIYNIFAFPIMIVLLFILPRMTDSLHPGNGGNPGFAGYDMDGTMQWVFRPAVLGWMLIGVWMMTLRYRVRKLEYRENESI, from the coding sequence ATGAAAGCTTATTGGTGGAAAATTTTAGGTGCAGCGATCGTGGCTTATACGATTGTTTCCGGGATGCTAGGGAAAGTTCCTGCTTTGCCGATTTTACACGAGAGTATCCGGGTGGTATATTATCATGTACCAATGTGGTTTGCGATGTTGTTGATGTACCTGATTTCAGTGATATACAGCATCAGATATCTGAGTTCAAGTAAGCCAACCGATGACTTTATAGCGGTGGAAAGTGTGAATGTGGGGCTAGTTTTTTGTGTGTTTGGTTTGGTAAGCGGTATGTTGTGGGCAAATATAACCTGGGGCGACCCATGGCCGAATGATCCAAAGTTGAATAGTTCTGCGATTGCATCATTAATGTATTTAGCATACGTAGTACTGCGGAACGCGTTGGACGAAGAGCAGAAGCGCGCGAAGATTTCGGCTATCTATAATATTTTCGCTTTTCCGATTATGATCGTTTTGCTTTTTATATTGCCGCGGATGACGGATTCTCTGCATCCGGGAAATGGTGGTAATCCGGGTTTCGCCGGCTATGATATGGATGGGACGATGCAGTGGGTCTTCAGGCCGGCGGTATTGGGTTGGATGTTGATCGGAGTGTGGATGATGACCTTGAGATACAGGGTCAGAAAGTTGGAATATAGGGAAAATGAATCCATTTAG
- a CDS encoding tetratricopeptide repeat protein, producing MKVNLDKIRRAAKKTVLIGMLLMVGGFAFGQSAQNIESSNPYVKLGQKALIDGDFKAAVTNLEKALPDEKNNLDLMYMLGYSQYQIGEYKKSIESFSAVLNGRPDDVNAYYYRAKVSNTLAADPQTKLNDKQRADLLESSIADYNKAIGLDDSDMKLYQNRAMAYRDLGNLVGTPTSKNYNKEAAATYYDGSIKDLETVLAKNPSRKDLNLELKKLKVYRSSL from the coding sequence ATGAAAGTTAATTTGGATAAGATTCGCAGAGCTGCGAAGAAGACAGTACTTATTGGAATGTTACTGATGGTAGGAGGCTTTGCGTTCGGACAAAGTGCACAAAATATTGAAAGCTCTAACCCTTATGTAAAACTTGGACAGAAAGCATTGATTGATGGTGACTTTAAAGCGGCTGTAACTAATTTAGAAAAGGCACTGCCGGATGAAAAGAATAATCTGGATTTAATGTATATGCTAGGTTATTCACAATATCAGATCGGTGAGTATAAAAAATCAATCGAGTCATTCTCTGCTGTTCTGAACGGCAGACCTGACGATGTGAACGCTTATTATTATCGTGCGAAGGTTTCAAATACGTTGGCCGCCGATCCGCAAACAAAATTGAATGATAAGCAGCGCGCTGATCTATTAGAGTCAAGTATTGCTGATTATAATAAAGCTATTGGATTAGATGATAGTGATATGAAGCTGTATCAGAACCGAGCTATGGCTTATAGGGATTTGGGGAACTTGGTCGGCACGCCAACTTCCAAGAATTATAACAAGGAAGCGGCAGCAACTTATTACGACGGATCTATTAAGGATTTGGAGACAGTTTTAGCAAAAAATCCATCGAGAAAGGATTTGAATCTGGAGTTGAAAAAACTGAAAGTATACCGCTCTAGTTTATAA
- a CDS encoding sugar phosphate isomerase/epimerase family protein yields the protein MKKKLNNPIWVMSSAFDQLNLEQLIAKTLEVGAQGIDLCVFRKDGTREDHTATHLEYEGFGTEDAKKLIDTFNQNKLGLSLGAFENMIGGDEAERVKNQNHLLKLIRIAHLLGGDENNVKVGAFVGYNHELGNQENGFQKNLDEYYRVFNPIIKYAEDLGVTVVYENCPMEGWREAGYTNTFNNLPGVLAARKLMYAMIPSKAHGEIYDPSHDVWQNTDPVDVIKASDIERIHRIHVKTTRNLKTKARIDWGGCILCN from the coding sequence ATGAAGAAAAAACTTAATAATCCGATTTGGGTTATGAGCTCGGCTTTTGATCAGTTAAATTTAGAGCAGTTGATTGCGAAGACTTTGGAGGTGGGTGCTCAGGGGATTGATCTGTGTGTTTTTAGAAAGGACGGGACGAGAGAGGATCATACGGCTACACATTTGGAGTATGAGGGTTTCGGGACGGAGGATGCGAAGAAGCTCATCGATACATTCAACCAAAATAAGCTAGGGCTGTCTTTAGGGGCTTTCGAAAACATGATCGGAGGGGATGAAGCGGAGCGTGTAAAAAACCAAAACCATTTGCTTAAACTGATCCGTATAGCCCATCTGCTCGGTGGGGATGAGAACAACGTGAAGGTTGGAGCTTTTGTGGGTTATAATCATGAACTGGGCAATCAGGAGAATGGTTTTCAGAAGAACCTGGATGAATATTACCGGGTTTTTAATCCGATCATTAAGTACGCAGAGGACCTGGGGGTAACCGTGGTATATGAGAACTGTCCGATGGAGGGATGGCGTGAGGCTGGTTATACAAATACTTTTAATAATCTTCCGGGAGTGCTGGCTGCCAGAAAGTTAATGTACGCGATGATTCCGAGTAAAGCCCATGGCGAAATCTACGACCCTTCGCACGATGTGTGGCAGAATACGGATCCGGTAGATGTCATTAAAGCAAGTGATATTGAAAGGATTCATCGAATCCACGTGAAAACAACGAGAAACCTGAAAACGAAAGCAAGAATCGATTGGGGGGGATGTATCCTATGCAATTAG
- the ispE gene encoding 4-(cytidine 5'-diphospho)-2-C-methyl-D-erythritol kinase, with protein sequence MITFPNAKINIGLQVTGKRPDGYHELETVFYPIRLCDALEVIEAEDNAIFLTGMKMPEDTENICARVYSLLQADFDLPPLHIHLHKAIPMGAGLGGGSADAGFLIKLLNKRFSLGMNVEDMQACARRLGADCAFFIENEPAFAKARGDEFEKIELDLSAYQIIVVKPDIHISTAEAFSNVYINNEGRQLRSNIKLDVSEWREVIVNDFERSIIKKYPVVEEIKDELYQKGAIYASMSGSGSAVFGIFEERVALTEMEGRYLIRYC encoded by the coding sequence ATGATTACGTTTCCGAACGCAAAGATCAATATCGGTTTGCAGGTAACCGGGAAGCGCCCTGATGGCTACCATGAGCTGGAAACTGTTTTCTATCCTATCCGTTTATGTGACGCATTGGAAGTGATTGAGGCAGAGGATAATGCTATTTTTTTAACGGGAATGAAAATGCCTGAAGATACGGAGAATATCTGTGCGAGGGTATATTCACTATTGCAAGCAGATTTTGATTTGCCTCCTCTTCATATTCACCTGCATAAGGCGATACCCATGGGCGCTGGATTAGGGGGCGGTTCGGCTGATGCGGGTTTTCTCATCAAACTTTTGAATAAGCGTTTTTCTCTGGGTATGAATGTGGAGGATATGCAAGCTTGTGCCCGTCGCCTAGGGGCTGATTGCGCTTTTTTTATTGAGAACGAACCTGCCTTTGCAAAGGCGCGAGGTGATGAGTTTGAAAAGATAGAGCTTGATTTGAGTGCTTATCAAATTATTGTTGTAAAGCCAGATATACATATTTCTACTGCTGAGGCTTTTAGTAATGTTTATATAAACAATGAAGGAAGGCAATTGCGGTCGAACATAAAGTTGGATGTCAGTGAATGGCGCGAGGTAATTGTAAATGATTTTGAGCGATCGATCATCAAAAAATATCCTGTGGTGGAAGAGATAAAGGATGAACTGTATCAGAAGGGTGCAATATATGCTTCGATGAGTGGAAGCGGGTCTGCTGTTTTTGGTATATTTGAGGAGCGGGTAGCGTTAACCGAAATGGAAGGGCGTTACTTAATACGATATTGTTGA
- a CDS encoding CcmD family protein: MKKAFLLILLTSLNFLATFAQSGSGVEMATGLRSSGKIYVVVLVLLVIFIGFIIYLITIDRRIGKLERKNKKLDN, translated from the coding sequence ATGAAAAAAGCATTTCTTTTAATACTGTTGACCAGTTTAAACTTCTTGGCTACATTTGCTCAGTCAGGTAGTGGCGTTGAAATGGCTACCGGTCTTCGTAGCTCTGGAAAGATCTATGTGGTGGTTCTTGTTTTATTAGTAATTTTCATAGGCTTTATCATCTATCTGATCACGATTGATAGAAGGATAGGTAAACTGGAGAGGAAAAACAAGAAACTTGATAACTAA
- the lon gene encoding endopeptidase La, with protein MSYKNPFDFHQVLPLIDEETEFFPLLSQEDEDEMNTAEMPDVLSILPLRNMVIFPGIVIPITVGRDKSINLVKDSYKGDKLIGVATQLMTETEDPTFDQLYKVGVTAKIIKILQMPDGNMTVIIQGKQRITLKEEVQSEPYIKATVERFKEAKHRTSKELDAILSSIRELSMEIIQLSPNIPSEAGIAIKNIESPAFLVNFISSNVNADLAFKQELLELKSLKERAKRLLQQLTVELQVLELKNQIQNKVRVDLDKQQREYFLNQQLKTIQEELGGNTPDLEIEELEKRAKTKKWDTDVRKHFQKELAKLQRINPAAADYSVQLNYLEVLLDLPWNEFTKDNFDLKRAQKVLDKDHYGLEKVKKRIIEYLAVLKLKNNMKAPILCLVGPPGVGKTSLGKSIASALGRKYVRVALGGVRDEADIRGHRKTYIGAMPGRIIQSLKKAESANPVFVLDEIDKVGSDFRGDPSSALLEVLDPEQNNAFYDHYVEVDFNLSNIMFIATANSLSNIQPALLDRMEIIEVNGYTIEEKIQIARKHLLPKQREQHGLKAKDISLKGNVIERIIEDYTRESGVRGLEKKIGSVVRGVATHIVMEDPIGPSISNKEIEDILGAPIYDKDLYENNDVAGVVTGLAWTQVGGDILFIESSLSPGKGKLTLTGNLGDVMKESAAIAMAYLRAHAQEIHIDPLVFDKWDVHIHVPAGATPKDGPSAGITMLTALASVFTQRKVKKNLAMTGEITLRGKVLAVGGIKEKILAAKRANIKEIILSKSNRKDILEIKEDYIKDLNFHYVDEMNEVIKLALLDEKVKKPLDLSPKEQ; from the coding sequence ATGAGTTACAAAAACCCATTCGATTTCCACCAAGTTCTTCCACTAATTGATGAAGAAACTGAATTTTTCCCGTTGTTATCTCAAGAAGACGAGGATGAAATGAATACCGCTGAGATGCCAGATGTTCTATCTATCCTTCCATTGCGGAACATGGTTATTTTTCCAGGCATCGTTATTCCTATTACTGTCGGAAGAGACAAATCCATCAACCTCGTCAAAGATTCTTACAAAGGAGACAAACTGATCGGTGTTGCCACGCAATTAATGACCGAAACTGAAGATCCTACGTTCGATCAGCTTTATAAAGTAGGTGTCACCGCCAAGATTATAAAAATTTTACAAATGCCTGATGGCAACATGACGGTCATCATCCAAGGCAAGCAGCGTATTACCCTGAAAGAAGAAGTTCAGTCCGAGCCCTACATTAAAGCGACAGTCGAACGGTTTAAGGAAGCCAAACATCGTACCAGCAAAGAGTTAGATGCTATTTTAAGTTCAATACGTGAACTTTCAATGGAGATCATCCAGTTATCACCCAACATACCGAGTGAGGCGGGGATTGCTATTAAGAACATTGAAAGCCCAGCTTTCTTAGTCAACTTTATCTCTTCAAATGTCAATGCTGATCTCGCCTTCAAACAAGAACTTTTAGAGTTAAAAAGCTTAAAGGAAAGAGCCAAGCGGCTGCTTCAGCAACTAACTGTCGAGCTACAGGTACTCGAACTAAAAAATCAGATTCAGAACAAGGTGCGCGTTGATCTGGACAAACAACAGCGCGAATATTTCCTCAACCAGCAACTCAAGACCATTCAAGAAGAACTAGGCGGTAACACACCTGATTTAGAGATAGAAGAACTTGAAAAACGAGCGAAAACGAAAAAATGGGATACCGATGTTCGAAAGCACTTCCAAAAAGAACTCGCAAAACTACAACGAATCAACCCAGCCGCGGCCGATTATTCCGTACAACTTAATTACCTCGAAGTTCTTCTGGATTTGCCTTGGAACGAGTTTACCAAAGATAACTTCGATTTAAAACGAGCTCAAAAAGTACTTGATAAAGACCATTACGGTTTGGAGAAAGTCAAAAAGCGTATTATTGAATACTTGGCTGTTTTAAAGCTGAAAAACAACATGAAGGCTCCGATCCTTTGTCTGGTAGGGCCACCCGGTGTCGGTAAAACATCTTTAGGAAAGTCCATTGCGTCTGCTCTTGGTCGCAAATATGTTCGCGTGGCCTTGGGTGGGGTGCGTGATGAAGCGGATATCCGTGGTCATCGAAAAACTTATATTGGTGCCATGCCCGGACGAATCATCCAGTCACTTAAAAAAGCAGAATCAGCCAATCCGGTGTTTGTGTTAGACGAGATTGATAAGGTCGGGAGTGATTTCCGCGGCGACCCTTCCTCTGCCCTATTAGAGGTGTTAGATCCGGAACAAAACAATGCGTTTTATGACCATTATGTAGAGGTCGATTTTAACCTCTCCAACATCATGTTCATCGCCACGGCCAACTCGCTGAGTAACATTCAACCTGCTTTACTTGATCGTATGGAAATCATTGAAGTGAATGGTTATACCATAGAGGAGAAAATACAAATAGCTAGAAAGCATTTGCTTCCTAAACAAAGAGAGCAGCACGGTCTCAAAGCAAAAGACATCAGCTTAAAAGGCAATGTCATTGAAAGAATCATTGAAGACTATACACGAGAATCGGGTGTACGCGGATTAGAGAAGAAAATCGGTTCTGTAGTTCGCGGTGTCGCCACCCATATTGTCATGGAAGATCCCATCGGCCCATCAATCAGCAATAAAGAAATCGAAGACATCCTCGGTGCACCAATCTATGACAAAGATCTTTACGAGAATAATGATGTTGCGGGCGTTGTTACCGGACTGGCTTGGACACAGGTAGGTGGCGACATCCTTTTTATCGAATCCAGCTTAAGTCCGGGCAAAGGCAAATTGACCCTAACGGGAAATCTAGGCGATGTTATGAAGGAGTCTGCAGCTATAGCTATGGCCTATCTTCGCGCGCATGCCCAGGAGATCCACATCGATCCGCTTGTATTCGACAAATGGGATGTTCACATTCACGTCCCCGCCGGTGCTACCCCGAAAGATGGCCCTTCCGCGGGAATCACCATGCTAACCGCCTTGGCCTCCGTTTTCACACAGCGCAAGGTCAAGAAAAATCTCGCGATGACCGGCGAGATTACACTGCGTGGCAAAGTATTGGCTGTCGGCGGCATCAAAGAGAAGATACTTGCAGCGAAACGAGCAAACATCAAGGAGATCATCCTTTCGAAATCAAATCGAAAAGATATATTAGAAATCAAAGAAGACTACATCAAGGATCTAAACTTCCATTATGTCGATGAGATGAATGAAGTAATTAAATTAGCTCTGCTTGATGAGAAAGTAAAGAAGCCTCTAGATTTAAGCCCGAAAGAGCAATAA
- a CDS encoding Glu/Leu/Phe/Val family dehydrogenase encodes MANSIALAKEQPHFFHDVSEFFNRAAQFTNHDAGLLNQIKACNSVYRFQFPIKRDNGGLEVIDAWRVQHSHHKTPTKGGIRYSDMVNEDEVMALAALMSYKCAIVNVPFGGAKGGIKIDPRQYSVRELENITRRYTVELIKKNFIGPAVDVPAPDYGTGEREMSWIADTYLAMNPGQLDALGCVTGKPLSLHGIAGRRGATGRGVAIAIRECVSVAEDMKKIGLTPGIEGKRIIIQGLGNVGYFSAKVLLEFGAIIVGICEFDGAIYNADGLDPDEVLQHRKETGSIMNFGKSQKEFSSPAEGLEQACDILVPAALENQITEENVKRIQAKIIAEGANGPTTPAAADIFVEGGRGMIIPDMFCNAGGVTVSYFEWLKNLSHIAFGRMDRRYTETANLNIVNMVEGVTGASLTDEQRKIIVKGASEEELVNSGLEDTMIRSYHEIREVYVSNDQIPGLRTAALVGAINKIAESYKNMGIWP; translated from the coding sequence ATGGCAAATTCGATAGCACTAGCGAAAGAACAACCTCATTTTTTTCATGATGTTAGTGAATTCTTTAACCGAGCGGCACAATTTACAAATCATGACGCAGGCTTGTTGAATCAAATTAAAGCTTGCAATAGCGTGTATCGTTTTCAGTTTCCCATTAAAAGGGATAACGGAGGGTTGGAAGTGATTGATGCATGGAGAGTCCAGCATTCGCATCATAAAACACCGACAAAAGGTGGAATTCGCTATAGTGATATGGTGAACGAAGATGAAGTGATGGCGCTGGCGGCATTGATGAGCTACAAATGTGCAATTGTGAATGTTCCATTTGGTGGAGCCAAGGGTGGGATAAAAATAGATCCACGCCAGTACTCTGTGCGAGAGCTGGAGAATATTACGCGACGTTATACTGTGGAGCTGATTAAGAAAAATTTTATCGGACCAGCAGTTGATGTGCCTGCCCCTGACTATGGGACGGGCGAAAGGGAAATGAGTTGGATTGCGGATACCTATCTGGCAATGAATCCTGGACAACTGGATGCTCTGGGATGTGTTACGGGTAAACCATTATCATTGCACGGAATTGCTGGACGTCGCGGAGCTACCGGGCGTGGGGTCGCGATTGCGATACGTGAGTGTGTCAGTGTTGCGGAAGATATGAAGAAGATTGGTCTGACGCCGGGTATAGAAGGTAAAAGAATCATCATCCAAGGGTTGGGGAATGTAGGGTACTTCTCTGCAAAAGTGTTATTAGAGTTCGGTGCGATTATCGTTGGGATATGTGAATTCGATGGTGCCATTTATAATGCGGATGGATTAGACCCGGATGAAGTGTTGCAACATCGTAAGGAAACGGGCTCAATTATGAATTTTGGGAAGTCACAGAAGGAGTTCTCATCACCGGCGGAAGGATTAGAGCAGGCTTGTGATATCTTGGTTCCTGCAGCTTTGGAGAATCAAATAACAGAAGAGAATGTGAAAAGGATTCAGGCAAAAATAATAGCCGAAGGTGCGAATGGACCAACGACACCCGCTGCAGCTGACATTTTTGTTGAAGGCGGTCGAGGTATGATCATCCCGGATATGTTCTGTAATGCGGGAGGAGTAACGGTATCTTACTTCGAATGGTTAAAAAATCTTTCGCATATCGCATTCGGCAGAATGGATAGAAGATATACGGAAACTGCAAACCTGAATATTGTAAATATGGTGGAAGGAGTGACCGGTGCTTCGTTGACTGATGAGCAGCGTAAGATTATTGTAAAAGGCGCATCGGAAGAGGAACTGGTGAATTCAGGGTTGGAAGATACGATGATACGGTCATATCATGAAATACGTGAGGTATATGTGAGCAATGACCAGATTCCGGGTTTGCGGACAGCGGCATTGGTGGGTGCTATCAATAAGATTGCTGAATCTTATAAAAATATGGGCATCTGGCCATAG
- a CDS encoding DUF2027 domain-containing protein — protein MSKYKLGDFVRLVEESAEGYITRIIDENMVAVTGEDGFEIPVPASKVTLVHGRMEREDDQAFQTEAVKNEKFIHEGVYLALTSEQKQGLVEFWLVNESSYHLLLAFNSKKNKTVLGEFHGELKPRSVVKIHAANSVSVGDWPLYNFQVIFFSEQSLDYKEPLIVDKRVRPVDISTSKKEVGLLGKKAWLFQLDEKNELEVDRLKEHFISHRPKR, from the coding sequence ATGAGCAAATATAAGTTAGGCGACTTTGTTCGCTTGGTGGAGGAAAGTGCCGAAGGCTACATTACTCGTATCATCGATGAAAATATGGTGGCAGTTACGGGAGAGGATGGTTTCGAGATACCTGTACCGGCTTCGAAGGTAACATTGGTCCACGGTCGTATGGAACGGGAGGATGATCAGGCTTTTCAAACAGAAGCTGTGAAGAATGAGAAGTTTATTCATGAGGGGGTGTATTTGGCTCTTACGAGTGAACAGAAGCAGGGCTTGGTAGAATTCTGGTTGGTAAATGAGAGTTCATATCATTTATTGCTTGCATTTAATTCAAAAAAGAATAAGACGGTCTTGGGTGAATTTCATGGTGAGTTGAAACCTCGCTCTGTAGTAAAGATTCACGCCGCGAATTCGGTCTCCGTCGGAGATTGGCCATTATATAATTTTCAGGTTATTTTCTTTTCGGAACAATCGTTGGATTATAAAGAGCCCCTGATCGTTGATAAGAGGGTTCGTCCGGTGGATATATCTACTTCAAAAAAAGAGGTAGGTCTCTTAGGTAAAAAAGCTTGGCTGTTTCAACTGGATGAGAAGAATGAGCTGGAGGTCGATAGGCTAAAAGAACATTTTATTTCTCATCGACCCAAAAGATGA
- a CDS encoding YtxH domain-containing protein, with translation MSKRSSLAGFAMMGLAAGAAAWYFFGTKDGRKCLDKAMETFNDFSSTVKEKASEGMERASEYADKAKSKAKKKYAEGKEKLEDTANTVKDKANRLKDDAEDLGRKAAHSASDLADDAANKANKY, from the coding sequence ATGAGCAAAAGATCGAGTTTAGCAGGATTTGCAATGATGGGCTTGGCAGCAGGAGCTGCAGCATGGTATTTCTTTGGAACCAAAGATGGCCGGAAATGTCTGGACAAAGCTATGGAGACTTTTAACGATTTTTCAAGCACGGTGAAGGAAAAAGCTAGTGAGGGAATGGAGCGTGCCTCGGAATATGCCGATAAGGCAAAATCGAAGGCAAAGAAGAAGTATGCTGAAGGAAAGGAGAAGTTGGAAGATACGGCGAATACGGTTAAAGATAAAGCGAATCGCCTGAAAGATGACGCGGAAGATCTGGGTAGGAAGGCTGCTCATAGTGCATCTGATCTAGCTGATGACGCTGCAAACAAAGCGAATAAATATTAA
- a CDS encoding heme exporter protein CcmB yields the protein MNFLTQIRYLVYKEMLLEWRSKYALNSILLYVVSTVFVCYQAFRSVDGTVWNALFWIILLFASINAIAKSFVQESKGRQLYYYTLVSPHAIILSKVIYNVILMLGLSVLAFFVYSVVFKNPLGDPPLYFLSVVLGSISFATVLTMISGISAKANNSGTLMAVLGFPVIIPLLIVLIKLSKNAMDGLDRSVSYDEIIVLLAINAIVIAVSLLLFPYIWRD from the coding sequence ATGAACTTCTTGACGCAGATACGATATTTAGTATACAAAGAAATGCTGTTGGAGTGGCGATCAAAATACGCCCTCAACAGCATTTTGCTTTATGTGGTATCGACAGTATTTGTGTGTTACCAGGCTTTTCGAAGCGTGGACGGAACGGTCTGGAATGCATTGTTCTGGATTATTTTGCTTTTTGCATCAATTAATGCAATTGCGAAGAGTTTTGTACAGGAGAGTAAAGGGAGGCAGCTGTATTATTATACATTGGTGAGCCCGCATGCAATTATTCTTTCAAAAGTTATCTATAATGTGATATTGATGCTGGGGCTTTCGGTCTTAGCATTTTTTGTTTATTCGGTGGTGTTTAAAAATCCACTGGGGGATCCGCCTCTTTATTTTTTGTCGGTTGTATTAGGGAGTATTAGTTTTGCAACTGTTCTAACGATGATTTCGGGTATCAGCGCAAAGGCGAATAATAGTGGTACTTTAATGGCTGTCCTGGGCTTCCCGGTGATAATACCTTTATTGATTGTACTGATTAAACTATCAAAGAATGCGATGGACGGGCTGGATCGATCGGTTAGCTACGATGAGATCATTGTTTTGCTAGCAATAAATGCGATCGTAATTGCGGTTTCTTTGTTATTGTTTCCTTACATTTGGCGTGACTAG